A genome region from Hevea brasiliensis isolate MT/VB/25A 57/8 chromosome 7, ASM3005281v1, whole genome shotgun sequence includes the following:
- the LOC110673812 gene encoding lanC-like protein GCL1 has product MSPAVEFASQESHEDGDNNNERLDFILHMDLTAANFSLPNESFLKAAISLKDQVVEMTWTGGRGSSVGTDTVVDPTVYSGLLGTAFTCLRSYEVTGNQKDLLLCSEIVDTCAAVAPASSRHVTFLCGRGGIYALGAVVANYKGDQRRRDLFLNLFLEVAQERALPIGPEEGGFGMSYDLMYGRAGFLWSALFLNQHLGEGTLPSDLLLPVVDAVLAGGRAGSSDNPACPLMYRWHGTRYWGAANGLAGVLQVLLHFPLSKEDAEDVKGTLRYMMSKRFLRSGNYPSSEGNPRDKLVQWSHGATGMAITLCKASQVFPNDREFRDAAIEAGEVVWKSGLVKKVGLADGVAGNAYAFLSLYRLTGDSIYEERAKAFASFLYNNASKLVPGGHVRGADHAYSLFQGLAGTACLWFDLLAPEMSRFPGYEV; this is encoded by the exons ATGTCTCCTGCTGTGGAGTTTGCTTCTCAAGAGAGCCATGAGGACGGCGATAACAACAACGAACGGCTAGATTTTATTCTTCATATGGATCTAACGGCTGCCAATTTTTCACTTCCTAACGAATCTTTTCTCAAAGCAGCCATTTCTCTCAAGGACCAG GTGGTGGAGATGACGTGGACAGGAGGTCGTGGTAGTAGTGTGGGTACGGATACGGTTGTTGACCCGACGGTTTATTCGGGTCTGCTGGGAACGGCTTTCACCTGCTTGCGGTCGTACGAGGTTACCGGTAACCAGAAAGACTTGTTGTTATGCTCGGAGATCGTTGACACGTGTGCCGCTGTTGCACCTGCATCTTCGAG GCATGTGACCTTTTTATGTGGTAGAGGTGGAATATATGCTCTTGGAGCTGTGGTCGCTAATTACAAAGGAGATCAACGACGACGCGACCTGTTTTTGAACCTCTTCCTTGAG GTAGCACAAGAGAGAGCGCTCCCAATCGGACCAGAGGAAGGCGGTTTTGGAATGTCATATGACCTTATGTATGGGCGAGCTGGATTTTTATGGTCTGCTTTGTTTCTGAATCAACATCTAGGAGAAGGGACATTGCCAAGTGATCTTCTCTTGCCTGTTGTTGATGCTGTGTTAGCTGGGGGCAGGGCAGGATCATCTGATAATCCAGCCTGCCCCCTGATGTACAGATGGCATGGGACAAGGTACTGGGGAGCAGCTAATGGCCTTGCTGGAGTCCTGCAAGTTCTACTTCACTTTCCTCTCTCCAAAGAGGATGCTGAGGATGTCAAGGGGACTTTAAGGTACATGATGAGTAAAAGGTTCCTTCGTAGTGGAAATTACCCATCAAGTGAAGGAAACCCAAGGGACAAATTGGTGCAGTGGTCTCATGGTGCTACTGGCATGGCCATCACCCTGTGCAAGGCATCACAG GTTTTCCCAAATGATAGGGAATTTCGTGATGCTGCTATAGAAGCAGGGGAAGTTGTGTGGAAGAGTGGATTAGTGAAGAAGGTGGGACTTGCTGATGGTGTGGCTGGAAATGCATATGCCTTCCTTTCCCTTTACCGTCTTACAGGAGATAGCATATACGAAGAGCGAGCAAAGGCATTTGCAAGCTTCTTGTATAACAATGCAAGTAAATTAGTGCCTGGAGGACATGTTCGCGGAGCTGATCATGCTTACTCTCTTTTTCAAGGACTTGCTGGAACAGCTTGCCTCTGGTTTGATCTTCTTGCACCTGAAATGTCAAGGTTCCCAGGATATGAAGTTTAG
- the LOC131181416 gene encoding protein FAR-RED IMPAIRED RESPONSE 1-like, with protein MASKLEVGLSQGRSYRRQLFDEIFDFSENDSLFTEDVVEDESTGDQDMNEGGIRAVANTNAIQEGPLTGMLFPCISTMFNFYKEHARLKGFSVFKRSTVNIRGGSRKYQTISCDKGRKAIGAKSSKRINCPAKINAILRENGMWQISKVISSHNHELEPSMSRLMVAHRSLNMDMKRRLEANDIAGIRPAKSIRLLEVQAGGPENLSCLSKDCQNFIERKRRLRLGDGNAEAIRKLFMRMQRNDPEFFYSFDLDDDSRLSNVLWVHPRSRAAYEEFNDVVSFDTTYLVNQYKLPFATIVGVNHHGQSILLGCALISHEDVNTFKWLFITWLEAMEDVHPNSILTDQCESMRKAIR; from the exons ATGGCTTCAAAGCTTGAAGTTG GGTTAAGTCAGGGAAGGTCATATCGTAGGCAAttgtttgatgagatatttgattTTAGTGAAAATGACAGTTTGTTCACTGAAGATGTGGTGGAGGATGAATCAACTGGTGATCAAGATATGAACGAAGGAGGCATTAGAGCAGTAGCAAACACTAATGCTATTCAAGAAGGTCCTCTAACAGGGATGTTATTTCCTTGTATCAGCACTATGTTCAACTTCTATAAAGAACATGCTAGATTAAAAGGTTTTAGTGTTTTCAAAAGATCAACAGTTAATATACGGGGTGGATCTCGTAAATATCAAACAATTAGTTGCGATAAAGGAAGGAAAGCAATTGGTGCGAAATCATCAAAAAGGATAAATTGTCCTGCAAAGATTAATGCAATCCTAAGAGAAAATGGAATGTGGCAGATTTCAAAAGTTATTTCAAGTCACAATCACGAATTGGAACCTTCTATGTCTAGATTAATGGTTGCTCACAGGTCACTGAATATGGATATGAAGAGGAGATTGGAGGCAAACGATATAGCTGGCATAAGACCCGCAAAAAGCATTAGGTTGCTTGAAGTTCAAGCAGGTGGACCAGAAAATTTAAGCTGTTTGTCAAAGGATTGTCAAAACTTCATTGAGCGAAAGAGGAGGCTACGACTTGGTGATGGTAATGCTGAGGCTATACGTAAGTTGTTTATGAGAATGCAACGAAACGATCCTGAGTTTTTCTATTCATTTGATCTTGATGATGATTCCAGGCTTTCAAATGTTCTATGGGTTCATCCTCGTAGTCGAGCTGCTTACGAGGAATTCAATGACGTTGTTAGTTTTGACACTACTTACCTTGTTAATCAATACAAGTTGCCATTTGCCACCATTGTTGGAGTAAATCATCATGGGCAATCTATTTTATTAGGATGCGCCTTGATCTCACATGAAGATGTAAACACTTTTAAGTGGTTATTCATAACGTGGCTTGAAGCAATGGAAGATGTTCATCCTAATTCTATTCTTACAGATCAATGCGAGAGCATGAGGAAAGCCATTAGGTAG